From Leifsonia sp. fls2-241-R2A-40a, one genomic window encodes:
- a CDS encoding AAA family ATPase — protein MSLSLSSSPQLSARFSPDATGELIVDGVREDFVEESTQRVREAVLGRVGEIAAAAGRPVRLTVSDEEGDWLLAVQPDGSIVDEEALSAGPEPEHVPALFRAAPPLEVLPDDAPPQNASREAPARESFLRVERTRPDRARQGMRGALARAGVPLGPSAAELRERAELDAVSRHWAGPRTIAIVNGKGGANKTPTTALLSAVFARNGGSGVLAWDNNETRGTLGWRTEKDDHDATVQSLLPATDVLMSAGARTADIGHYMHHQNADKYDVLRSNPTMLATEQRISSADFDRLHAVATKFYRLVIIDSGNDESAERWLRMIDHTDQLVIATTALGEHAEAGALLLEALMQRDAHSARLAREAVVIVSQSERTGPASEVRRVATGFEPLARRAVTIPFDPEMHGGRLSFESLAPRTRRAWLHAAAAVAEGL, from the coding sequence TTGTCCCTCAGCCTGTCCTCGTCCCCCCAGCTCAGCGCACGGTTCTCGCCGGACGCGACCGGAGAGCTGATCGTCGACGGCGTCCGCGAGGACTTCGTGGAGGAGAGCACGCAACGCGTGCGGGAGGCGGTGCTCGGCCGGGTGGGGGAGATCGCCGCTGCGGCGGGCAGGCCCGTGCGGTTGACGGTCTCCGACGAGGAGGGCGACTGGCTGCTCGCCGTGCAGCCGGACGGCAGCATCGTGGATGAGGAGGCGCTGTCCGCAGGTCCCGAACCGGAGCACGTCCCCGCACTCTTCCGGGCGGCTCCTCCCCTGGAGGTGCTCCCGGACGACGCTCCCCCGCAGAACGCTTCGCGCGAGGCCCCCGCCCGGGAGTCGTTCCTCCGGGTCGAGCGCACGCGCCCCGACCGCGCCCGGCAGGGGATGCGAGGCGCCCTCGCACGCGCCGGCGTCCCTCTCGGGCCGTCGGCGGCGGAGTTGCGCGAGCGCGCCGAGCTGGATGCGGTGAGCCGCCACTGGGCAGGCCCGCGCACCATCGCGATCGTCAACGGCAAGGGCGGCGCCAACAAGACGCCGACCACGGCGCTCCTGTCGGCCGTGTTCGCGCGCAACGGCGGCTCCGGCGTGCTCGCCTGGGACAACAACGAGACCCGCGGGACGCTCGGCTGGCGCACCGAGAAGGACGACCACGACGCGACGGTCCAGTCACTGCTTCCCGCGACGGACGTCCTCATGTCGGCAGGCGCGCGCACGGCTGACATCGGGCACTACATGCACCACCAGAACGCGGACAAGTACGACGTGCTCCGGTCGAACCCGACGATGCTCGCCACGGAGCAGCGCATCTCGAGCGCCGACTTCGACCGTCTCCACGCCGTCGCCACCAAGTTCTACCGGCTCGTCATCATCGACAGCGGCAACGACGAGTCGGCCGAACGATGGCTGCGGATGATCGACCACACCGACCAGCTCGTCATCGCGACCACCGCGCTCGGCGAGCACGCGGAAGCCGGGGCCCTGCTCCTCGAGGCACTGATGCAGCGGGATGCGCATTCTGCCCGGCTGGCGCGCGAAGCCGTCGTCATCGTCTCCCAGTCCGAGCGCACCGGACCGGCGTCCGAGGTGCGGAGGGTGGCGACGGGCTTCGAGCCGCTCGCCCGGCGCGCGGTGACCATCCCATTCGACCCGGAGATGCACGGCGGCCGGCTGTCGTTCGAGTCGCTCGCGCCGCGCACCCGTCGCGCCTGGCTGCATGCGGCCGCCGCCGTCGCCGAGGGTCTCTGA
- a CDS encoding helix-turn-helix domain-containing protein, producing MTTRADAEPLSKGLLTPVREVPGAGAPVRIVRRAPTGRAAAFVRHYWLPRWDLTLTGPLRQDVLEYPTANLVVERRAAALHRAHRGMSSRVLEDRGWAFGVLLNPGVARGWTGVTVRSLPWILPLERLVVPGTAAMREQVRERMEAGDDASAVEAFEAWLDGLPEPDDDARLVDRIVAAVEADRELLRVEQLADRFGVGVRHLQRLVAGHIGFGPKWLIQRYRLQEAAAALRTAGAPSLAQLAAELGYADQAHFSREFRAVIGSTPGGYAAAERPR from the coding sequence GTGACCACGCGCGCCGATGCCGAGCCGCTCAGCAAAGGGCTCCTCACGCCTGTGCGGGAAGTCCCCGGTGCGGGCGCTCCCGTGAGGATCGTGAGGCGGGCACCCACCGGGCGGGCCGCCGCCTTCGTGCGGCACTACTGGCTGCCGCGCTGGGATCTCACGCTCACGGGGCCGCTTCGTCAGGACGTGCTGGAGTATCCGACGGCGAACCTCGTGGTCGAGCGCAGAGCCGCAGCGCTGCATCGCGCGCACCGCGGGATGAGTTCCCGCGTGCTCGAGGATCGTGGATGGGCGTTCGGCGTGCTCCTGAATCCTGGAGTCGCACGCGGCTGGACCGGCGTAACCGTGCGGAGCCTGCCGTGGATCCTCCCGCTGGAGCGACTGGTCGTGCCGGGCACTGCCGCCATGCGGGAGCAGGTCCGGGAGCGGATGGAGGCCGGCGACGACGCCAGCGCCGTGGAGGCCTTCGAGGCGTGGCTGGATGGGCTGCCCGAGCCTGACGATGACGCGCGGCTCGTGGACCGGATCGTCGCAGCGGTCGAGGCCGACCGTGAACTCCTGCGCGTCGAACAGCTGGCGGACCGCTTCGGCGTGGGCGTCCGTCACCTGCAGCGCCTGGTCGCCGGCCACATCGGCTTCGGGCCGAAGTGGCTGATCCAGCGCTACCGGCTGCAGGAGGCGGCCGCCGCCCTGCGCACGGCTGGGGCGCCGTCGCTCGCGCAGCTCGCGGCGGAGCTGGGCTACGCCGACCAGGCCCACTTCAGCCGCGAGTTCCGGGCGGTCATCGGCTCCACCCCCGGCGGCTATGCTGCGGCGGAGCGACCGCGGTGA
- a CDS encoding aminoglycoside phosphotransferase family protein: MIEQDALLAPWRERWGLEADGEALTTASSVLQPVRRGHDRLFLKLAASPEERAGNAVLTWWRGHGAAAVLESDENAVLVERAMGGGDLAELARSGPDGDDGATRILCRTGTTVHGTFDRPRPDGLFSLRRWFRDLLDRAASPSSADGLFADAAAVADDLLAHPAGDVVLHGDLHHGNVLDFGERGWLAIDPKPVHGDPGFDVANILCNPDPQVALRADRLERTVAVIAQETGMTPQRVLQWGLAWGALSATWAALDGAPTGSSGAAGAAAGVARRARALLAP, encoded by the coding sequence GTGATCGAGCAGGATGCGCTGCTCGCGCCGTGGCGCGAGCGCTGGGGCCTCGAGGCCGACGGCGAGGCCTTGACCACAGCATCGAGCGTTCTGCAGCCGGTTCGCCGCGGACACGATCGGCTCTTCCTCAAGCTGGCCGCCTCGCCGGAGGAGCGCGCCGGGAACGCGGTGTTGACCTGGTGGCGCGGGCACGGGGCCGCCGCCGTGCTCGAATCCGACGAGAACGCGGTGCTGGTGGAGCGAGCGATGGGAGGCGGCGACCTGGCCGAGCTCGCCAGGAGCGGACCCGACGGAGACGACGGAGCGACGCGCATCCTGTGCAGGACCGGGACGACCGTGCACGGGACGTTCGACCGGCCGCGCCCGGACGGGCTGTTCAGTCTGCGGCGATGGTTTCGCGACCTCCTCGACCGCGCAGCATCCCCCTCCAGCGCGGACGGTCTCTTCGCGGATGCCGCGGCCGTCGCCGACGACCTGCTGGCGCACCCGGCCGGTGATGTCGTGCTGCACGGCGACCTCCACCACGGCAACGTGCTCGACTTCGGCGAGCGCGGGTGGCTGGCGATCGACCCGAAGCCGGTGCACGGCGACCCCGGGTTCGACGTGGCGAACATCCTGTGCAATCCGGATCCGCAGGTGGCGTTGCGTGCCGACCGGCTCGAGCGCACGGTCGCGGTGATCGCCCAGGAGACCGGGATGACGCCCCAGCGGGTCCTCCAGTGGGGGCTCGCCTGGGGCGCCCTGTCGGCGACCTGGGCTGCTCTGGACGGCGCGCCGACCGGGTCCTCGGGTGCGGCGGGTGCCGCCGCGGGAGTCGCTCGGCGCGCGAGGGCGCTGCTCGCGCCCTGA
- a CDS encoding helicase HerA-like domain-containing protein: MSDADALAKAQAAAAAAADEAERLQAEAAEAVRKAQEASAAAEAQAEAARAEAARAAAAATAPAPTAPTASPNGPLDAAEVDAVRTGYSFDGAVLELGALVNGDPLADVPIRIPIGMTNRHGLVAGATGTGKTKTLQVLAEQLAAAGVPVFAADIKGDLSGIATPGASSDKLLERTRGIGQDWAPHAATTEFFSLGGVGRGIPVRATIAGFGPLLLSKVLGLNETQESSLGLVFHYAEQAGLPLLDLGDLRAVLTYLSGDEGKQELAGLGGLSGATVGVILRELIAFADQGADAFFGEPEIDTAEFLRLAPDGTGVVSLLEVPGVQDKPALFSTFLMWLLADLFNDLPEVGDLDKPKLVFFFDEAHLLFRDASKDFLASITQTVRLIRSKGVGIFFVTQTPKDVPSDVLAQLGSRVQHQLRAFTPDDAKALKATVSTYPTSGYDLAQVLQSLGTGEAIVTVMNEKGAPTPVAWTRLRAPQGSMSPAPDQQVEATIAASPLQAKYGTPLDRDSAREMLGRKLDAAAAAAAKAQADAEAAKAAAAAAKQADAQAKADAKAQDAAQRQAQKEYERILRQTAPRTTARRSSSRADKTVLEQVLGSKATRDILGSVVEGIFGTRRRR, from the coding sequence ATGAGCGACGCGGACGCGCTGGCGAAGGCGCAGGCGGCGGCTGCGGCCGCGGCGGATGAGGCGGAACGGTTGCAGGCCGAGGCGGCGGAAGCCGTCCGGAAGGCGCAGGAGGCGTCGGCCGCGGCCGAGGCGCAGGCGGAGGCGGCGCGAGCCGAGGCGGCGCGGGCGGCTGCTGCGGCGACGGCGCCGGCTCCGACCGCGCCCACCGCATCCCCGAACGGCCCCCTCGATGCGGCCGAGGTGGATGCGGTGCGCACCGGGTACTCGTTCGACGGCGCCGTGCTCGAGCTGGGTGCGCTCGTCAACGGAGACCCCCTGGCCGACGTCCCCATCCGCATCCCGATCGGGATGACCAACCGGCACGGTCTGGTCGCCGGCGCGACCGGAACCGGCAAGACCAAGACGCTGCAGGTGCTCGCCGAGCAGCTGGCCGCTGCGGGCGTCCCGGTCTTCGCCGCCGACATCAAGGGAGACCTGTCCGGCATCGCAACGCCGGGCGCGTCGAGCGACAAGCTGCTCGAACGCACCCGCGGCATCGGACAGGACTGGGCCCCGCACGCAGCGACCACCGAGTTCTTCTCCCTGGGCGGCGTCGGCCGCGGCATCCCGGTCCGCGCCACGATCGCCGGCTTCGGCCCCCTGCTGCTGTCCAAGGTGCTGGGGTTGAACGAGACGCAGGAGTCGAGCCTCGGCCTCGTCTTCCACTACGCGGAGCAGGCTGGTCTGCCGCTGCTCGACCTTGGCGATCTGCGCGCCGTGCTCACCTATCTCTCCGGCGACGAAGGCAAACAGGAACTCGCCGGCCTCGGCGGCCTGTCCGGCGCGACTGTCGGCGTGATCCTTCGCGAACTGATCGCCTTCGCCGATCAGGGGGCCGACGCGTTCTTCGGCGAGCCCGAGATCGACACGGCCGAGTTCCTCCGGCTGGCACCCGACGGCACCGGCGTCGTCAGTCTGCTGGAGGTCCCGGGAGTCCAGGACAAGCCGGCTCTGTTCTCGACGTTCCTCATGTGGCTGCTGGCCGACCTCTTCAACGACCTGCCGGAGGTGGGCGACCTCGACAAACCGAAGCTCGTGTTCTTCTTCGACGAGGCGCATCTGCTGTTCCGCGACGCGTCGAAGGATTTCCTCGCCTCCATCACGCAGACCGTCCGGCTGATCCGGTCGAAGGGCGTCGGCATCTTCTTCGTCACTCAGACGCCGAAGGACGTGCCCTCCGACGTGCTCGCGCAGCTGGGTTCGCGCGTCCAGCATCAGCTGCGTGCGTTCACGCCCGACGACGCGAAGGCGCTGAAGGCCACTGTGTCCACCTATCCGACCTCCGGCTACGACCTCGCGCAGGTGCTCCAGTCGCTCGGCACCGGCGAGGCGATCGTGACCGTCATGAACGAGAAGGGTGCGCCGACCCCGGTCGCCTGGACGCGCCTCCGGGCGCCCCAGGGTTCCATGTCGCCCGCGCCCGACCAGCAGGTGGAGGCGACGATCGCCGCCTCCCCGTTGCAGGCGAAGTACGGCACCCCGCTCGACCGCGACTCCGCCCGGGAGATGCTGGGCCGGAAGCTGGACGCAGCGGCGGCGGCAGCGGCGAAGGCGCAGGCGGACGCCGAGGCAGCGAAAGCGGCGGCCGCGGCGGCGAAGCAGGCCGACGCGCAGGCCAAAGCCGACGCGAAAGCCCAGGATGCGGCCCAGCGCCAGGCGCAGAAGGAGTACGAGCGCATCCTCCGCCAGACGGCGCCGCGCACGACCGCGCGCCGCTCGTCGTCCCGCGCGGACAAGACCGTGCTGGAGCAGGTGCTCGGATCGAAAGCCACACGCGACATCCTGGGCAGCGTGGTGGAGGGCATCTTCGGCACACGCCGGCGCCGGTGA
- a CDS encoding phosphatase PAP2 family protein — translation MSAPQPAVPPEEAEGHDVAGAARVTRRWPVVAASVGVVVVVVLGVIIALRPKEPFALDTEWMGEIVEHRSPLWLGPALFFNYAGGGIIGSFVVPLLIFLLLLAFRRPWGAAFFAIASIVSVALVQLLKHTVDRARPTEILVHADTGSFPSGHTANAATMVVVLGILFPRVWVWVIGVAWAVLMAASRTYLGAHWISDTVGGLILGAGVAVIVWTPLAHRLALEAIEPHPFFLARSARQ, via the coding sequence ATGAGCGCTCCACAGCCCGCCGTCCCGCCCGAGGAGGCCGAGGGCCACGATGTCGCCGGCGCCGCGCGCGTCACGCGCCGCTGGCCCGTCGTCGCGGCATCCGTGGGGGTCGTCGTGGTGGTGGTCCTCGGCGTGATCATCGCGCTCCGGCCGAAGGAGCCGTTCGCGCTCGACACCGAGTGGATGGGCGAGATCGTCGAGCACCGCTCCCCGCTGTGGCTCGGCCCCGCCCTGTTCTTCAACTACGCCGGCGGCGGCATCATCGGCTCGTTCGTGGTCCCGTTGCTGATCTTCCTGCTGCTGCTCGCATTCCGCAGGCCCTGGGGGGCGGCGTTCTTCGCGATCGCGAGCATCGTGTCGGTGGCGCTGGTGCAGCTGTTGAAGCACACGGTCGACCGGGCCCGGCCGACGGAGATCCTCGTGCACGCCGATACCGGTTCATTCCCGTCCGGGCATACGGCGAATGCGGCGACCATGGTCGTGGTGCTCGGCATCCTCTTCCCCCGGGTGTGGGTGTGGGTGATCGGCGTCGCCTGGGCGGTGCTGATGGCCGCCAGCCGCACCTATCTCGGTGCCCACTGGATCAGCGACACGGTCGGCGGACTCATCCTCGGCGCGGGTGTCGCGGTCATCGTGTGGACGCCGCTCGCTCACCGTCTGGCGCTGGAGGCGATAGAACCGCATCCGTTCTTCCTGGCCCGTTCGGCCCGTCAGTAG
- a CDS encoding multidrug effflux MFS transporter gives MTTVVHPGDALSGRQRLAYILILGALTALGPFTIDTYLPALPTLQNDFSVSTAAIQLTLTATTIGFGVGQLLVGPWSDKIGRRLPLMVATGVHIIACLAAAIAPNVELLGVARALQGIGAAAGGVVAMAMVRDLFGGRPLVRMLSRLALVNGLAPVLAPVLGSTLLLVMPWRGIFLVLAAYGLFVIVCVALWIVETLPKERRHDAGHSTVGQRYRSVLSDRVFVGIAIVGAANFTGLFSYLSSSSFIFQEIYRFNAQQYGLLFAVNSIGIIIGVQSAARLTKYVGPQWILACSTIVMFLSSATIVVLDQSHVGLWGIVIPLWFFIAACGFGFPCVQVLALAGHGHEAGTAASLLGALNFGIAGIVSPVVGILGVGSAVPMATVMAICALISIASLWLVVRPRTVPELAH, from the coding sequence GTGACCACCGTCGTGCATCCCGGAGACGCGCTCTCCGGCCGCCAGCGCCTCGCCTACATCCTCATCCTCGGCGCGCTCACCGCACTCGGGCCGTTCACCATCGACACGTACCTGCCGGCGCTCCCCACCCTGCAGAACGACTTCAGCGTGTCGACCGCCGCCATCCAGCTGACCCTGACCGCGACGACGATCGGTTTCGGCGTCGGCCAGCTGCTGGTCGGTCCGTGGTCGGACAAGATCGGCCGGCGCCTCCCGCTCATGGTCGCCACGGGCGTCCACATCATTGCGTGCCTCGCCGCCGCGATCGCTCCGAACGTCGAACTCCTCGGGGTCGCCCGCGCCCTGCAGGGCATCGGCGCCGCGGCCGGCGGTGTCGTCGCCATGGCCATGGTCCGCGACCTCTTCGGCGGACGCCCGCTGGTGCGAATGCTCAGCCGCCTCGCGCTCGTCAACGGCCTCGCGCCGGTGCTGGCGCCGGTGCTCGGCTCCACACTGCTGCTGGTGATGCCCTGGCGGGGGATCTTCCTGGTCCTCGCGGCGTACGGACTCTTCGTGATCGTGTGCGTCGCCCTGTGGATCGTCGAGACCCTGCCGAAGGAGCGCCGCCACGACGCCGGGCATTCCACGGTCGGACAGCGGTACCGGTCGGTGCTCAGCGACCGGGTCTTCGTCGGCATCGCGATCGTCGGCGCTGCGAACTTCACCGGCCTGTTCTCGTACCTGTCGTCGAGCTCGTTCATCTTCCAGGAGATCTACCGGTTCAACGCTCAGCAGTACGGCCTGCTGTTCGCCGTGAACTCGATCGGCATCATCATCGGCGTGCAGTCGGCGGCGCGGCTGACCAAGTACGTCGGACCGCAGTGGATCCTCGCGTGCTCCACGATCGTGATGTTCCTGTCGTCGGCGACGATCGTGGTGCTCGACCAGTCGCACGTCGGGCTCTGGGGCATCGTCATCCCGCTCTGGTTCTTCATCGCAGCCTGCGGCTTCGGCTTCCCGTGCGTCCAGGTGCTCGCCCTCGCCGGACACGGTCACGAAGCGGGGACGGCCGCCAGCCTTCTCGGAGCGCTCAACTTCGGTATCGCGGGCATCGTCTCCCCGGTCGTCGGAATCCTCGGCGTGGGCAGCGCCGTCCCGATGGCCACGGTGATGGCGATCTGCGCGCTGATCTCGATCGCCTCGCTCTGGCTCGTCGTCCGTCCGCGTACGGTTCCCGAACTCGCGCACTGA
- a CDS encoding ROK family transcriptional regulator, with protein sequence MDSRTTGTNLDTVRRHNLATILGLVHREGPLARSALTQATGLNRSTVGALVGELVDLRLVQEREPALSNRVGRPSPLVAPDGRVVALALNPEIDAITVAVVGLDATVQRRVRYPTKRIPTAAEAVTIATAVIDGLRPALAEATRVVGIGVAVPGLVRAADGVVRLAPHLEWAEEPFAAELAAATGYPVLAANDASLGANAERLFGAGRGTSELVYLNGGASGIGAGVIVSGSPLTGINGYAGELGHTLVNSAGVRCHCGAIGCLETEVSQSALLGVLGMRAADPEELERALTAAVAAGDPAVVGEVDRQLGFLATALRTATNVFDPQRIVLGGFLGALHALDPERLPRLVSQQALAGGEGLSIVRAELGSDILMIGAAELAFGPLLASPAS encoded by the coding sequence ATGGACAGCAGGACGACGGGGACGAACCTCGACACGGTGCGACGGCACAACCTCGCCACCATCCTCGGGCTCGTGCACCGGGAGGGACCGCTGGCGCGCTCCGCGCTCACGCAGGCGACCGGGCTGAACCGGTCGACCGTCGGAGCGCTGGTGGGCGAGCTCGTCGATCTCCGGCTGGTTCAGGAACGGGAACCCGCCCTCAGCAACCGCGTCGGCCGTCCGTCGCCGCTCGTCGCTCCCGACGGCCGGGTCGTCGCGCTCGCGCTCAACCCGGAGATCGACGCCATCACCGTGGCCGTCGTCGGCTTGGATGCGACGGTGCAGCGCCGGGTGCGGTACCCGACCAAGCGCATCCCGACCGCGGCCGAGGCCGTGACGATCGCGACGGCCGTCATCGACGGGTTGCGCCCGGCGCTCGCCGAGGCGACGCGGGTGGTCGGCATCGGCGTCGCCGTTCCTGGGCTCGTGCGCGCCGCAGACGGGGTGGTCCGTCTCGCTCCGCACCTGGAGTGGGCGGAGGAGCCGTTCGCGGCGGAGCTCGCGGCGGCGACCGGGTATCCGGTCCTCGCCGCCAACGACGCCAGCCTCGGCGCCAACGCCGAGCGGCTGTTCGGCGCAGGCCGGGGGACCAGCGAGCTGGTGTACCTGAACGGCGGCGCTTCGGGCATCGGCGCGGGGGTCATCGTCAGCGGTTCTCCGCTGACCGGCATCAACGGTTACGCCGGCGAGCTCGGGCACACCCTCGTCAACTCGGCCGGTGTGCGCTGTCACTGCGGCGCTATCGGCTGCCTGGAGACGGAGGTCAGCCAGAGCGCGCTCCTAGGGGTGCTCGGGATGCGCGCGGCCGATCCGGAGGAGCTCGAACGCGCTCTGACCGCGGCCGTCGCCGCCGGTGACCCGGCAGTGGTGGGGGAGGTGGACCGCCAGCTCGGCTTCCTCGCGACCGCACTCCGCACCGCCACCAATGTCTTCGATCCGCAGCGGATCGTACTGGGCGGCTTCCTCGGGGCCCTGCATGCGCTGGATCCCGAGCGCCTTCCGCGCCTCGTGTCGCAGCAGGCGCTGGCCGGCGGGGAGGGACTGTCGATCGTCCGTGCGGAACTGGGGTCCGACATCCTGATGATCGGAGCAGCGGAGCTGGCGTTCGGTCCGCTCCTGGCGTCGCCCGCGTCATGA
- a CDS encoding Gfo/Idh/MocA family oxidoreductase has translation MGVPLNIGVIGVGVISRQYFEHFPQLPNLRLTAVADLDLDRASAVADEQGVVALSVDDLLADDRLDAVLNLTIPKAHADIALRALAAGKHVYGEKPLALSTAEGRPVLDRAAALGLRVGSAPDTVLGTGIQTALSLLDAGRIGDPVAAAVAWTAPGHELWHPAPAFYYQPGGGPLFDMGPYYLTSLVTFFGPVVRVSGATGRSTRERTVATGPLAGSVIPVEVDTHVTAILEHASGVISTVTVSFEVWASRTPKFEVYGTAGTLAVPDPNMFSDTVQLATADDREFRDVPVAAGYADAGRGYGLADMAHAIETGRLHRASGDLAFHVLEIMEAVVRAGSTHTVVELTSTVERPAPVPLGARPETW, from the coding sequence GTGGGCGTCCCGCTGAATATCGGCGTCATCGGTGTCGGCGTGATCAGCCGGCAGTACTTCGAGCACTTCCCGCAGCTGCCGAACCTGCGCCTGACCGCGGTCGCCGACCTCGACCTCGACCGCGCGTCGGCCGTCGCCGACGAGCAGGGCGTCGTCGCGCTGTCGGTCGACGATCTGCTCGCCGACGACCGGTTGGATGCGGTGCTCAACCTGACCATCCCGAAGGCGCACGCCGACATCGCGCTGCGCGCTCTGGCGGCGGGCAAGCACGTGTACGGCGAGAAGCCGCTCGCGCTGTCCACCGCGGAAGGGCGTCCCGTGCTGGATCGAGCCGCCGCTCTCGGCCTCCGCGTCGGCAGCGCGCCCGACACGGTGCTCGGGACGGGCATCCAGACGGCGCTATCGCTTCTGGACGCCGGGCGGATCGGCGACCCGGTCGCCGCCGCGGTCGCGTGGACCGCACCCGGGCACGAGCTGTGGCATCCGGCGCCCGCGTTCTACTACCAGCCCGGCGGAGGGCCGCTCTTCGACATGGGCCCGTACTACCTGACGAGCCTCGTCACCTTCTTCGGGCCGGTCGTGCGCGTGTCCGGCGCGACCGGGCGGTCGACGCGGGAGCGGACGGTCGCGACCGGTCCGCTCGCCGGCTCGGTGATCCCGGTCGAGGTGGATACGCACGTCACGGCCATCCTGGAGCACGCGTCCGGCGTCATCTCCACCGTCACGGTGTCGTTCGAGGTCTGGGCGAGCCGCACCCCGAAGTTCGAGGTCTACGGAACGGCCGGCACGCTCGCCGTCCCGGATCCGAACATGTTCTCGGACACGGTGCAGCTGGCGACCGCCGACGACCGCGAGTTCCGGGATGTGCCGGTCGCCGCGGGCTATGCGGACGCGGGCCGCGGCTACGGCTTGGCGGACATGGCGCATGCCATCGAGACCGGGCGGCTGCATCGGGCCTCCGGCGACCTGGCCTTCCATGTGCTCGAGATCATGGAAGCGGTCGTCCGCGCGGGGTCCACGCACACGGTGGTGGAGCTGACCTCGACCGTCGAGCGCCCGGCGCCGGTTCCTCTGGGGGCGCGTCCCGAGACGTGGTGA
- a CDS encoding ThuA domain-containing protein — MSKQALIVRGGWDGHMPVETTESFVPFLRDNGYDVRIEEGTAVYADEAFMNTVDLIVQVNTMNTIAPEEFRGLQRAVLNGTGMAGWHGGIADSYRDNADYLHMIGGQFAHHAGKDPAERVGDQSDNYIPYTVHITEYGKAHPITEGIADFDLVTEQYWVLSDEYNDVLATTTQEVRPWDAWNRPVTSPAIWTRQWGEGRIFVSAPGHRLEIVESQPVRTIIERGLLWASR, encoded by the coding sequence ATGAGCAAGCAGGCATTGATCGTCCGCGGAGGGTGGGATGGGCACATGCCCGTCGAGACCACGGAGTCGTTCGTCCCGTTCCTGCGGGACAACGGCTACGACGTACGGATCGAGGAGGGCACCGCCGTGTACGCCGACGAGGCGTTCATGAACACCGTGGACCTGATCGTCCAGGTGAACACCATGAACACCATCGCGCCCGAGGAGTTCCGCGGTCTCCAGCGCGCGGTGCTGAACGGCACCGGCATGGCGGGCTGGCACGGCGGCATCGCCGACTCCTACCGCGACAACGCGGACTACCTCCACATGATCGGCGGACAGTTCGCCCACCACGCGGGCAAGGATCCGGCCGAGCGCGTCGGCGACCAGTCGGACAACTACATCCCGTACACCGTGCACATCACCGAGTACGGGAAGGCGCATCCGATCACCGAGGGGATAGCGGACTTCGACCTCGTCACCGAGCAGTACTGGGTGCTGAGCGACGAGTACAACGACGTGCTCGCGACGACCACGCAGGAGGTCCGCCCCTGGGACGCCTGGAACCGCCCGGTCACCTCGCCGGCGATCTGGACGCGCCAGTGGGGCGAAGGCCGGATCTTCGTCTCGGCGCCGGGCCACCGGCTCGAGATCGTCGAGAGCCAGCCGGTGCGCACCATCATCGAGAGGGGGCTGCTGTGGGCGTCCCGCTGA